In the Haloferula helveola genome, one interval contains:
- a CDS encoding mitochondrial fission ELM1 family protein: MTEPLPILMLTDGKPGHENQSLGLIEAIDKLTPVELRREKVERNAIAGLLRAQLPEVAPALIVGAGHSTHAPMLKLARQSGAPCVVLMKPSLPLSLFDLCLIPEHDIREKECPPNVEATIGAINRVPPPDGSPRRGGLILLGGPSSTHGWDADSIRESVTTIVSSCGDRPWRITDSRRTPDGQLSELAKACPALVCHPHADTGPEWLPQRLTEAAEVWVSEDSVSMIYESLSSGAKVGLFACPQKKTNRITRGVDRLSSEGWVTRFADWDPATGLTEPPRILRESDRCAGLVLGRFFPERLPKT, from the coding sequence ATGACTGAACCGCTTCCAATCCTGATGCTTACGGACGGCAAGCCCGGCCATGAGAACCAGTCACTGGGGCTGATCGAAGCGATCGACAAGCTGACGCCCGTCGAACTCCGTCGGGAAAAGGTCGAGCGTAACGCGATCGCCGGACTTCTGCGGGCGCAACTCCCGGAGGTCGCCCCCGCCCTGATCGTCGGCGCCGGGCACTCGACCCACGCACCGATGCTCAAGCTGGCCCGCCAGAGCGGCGCCCCGTGCGTGGTCCTGATGAAGCCTTCGCTGCCGCTCTCGCTTTTCGACCTGTGCCTGATCCCGGAACACGACATCCGCGAGAAGGAATGCCCGCCGAATGTCGAGGCGACCATCGGCGCGATCAACCGGGTGCCGCCCCCCGACGGCAGCCCGCGGCGCGGCGGCCTGATCCTTCTCGGGGGCCCCTCCTCGACCCATGGATGGGATGCCGATTCGATCCGCGAGTCGGTGACGACGATCGTTTCCTCCTGCGGCGACCGCCCGTGGCGGATCACCGACTCAAGACGGACGCCCGACGGCCAACTCTCCGAACTCGCCAAGGCTTGTCCGGCTCTCGTGTGCCACCCCCACGCCGACACCGGCCCGGAGTGGCTCCCCCAGCGTCTCACCGAAGCCGCCGAGGTGTGGGTGAGCGAGGATTCGGTCTCGATGATCTACGAAAGTCTTAGTAGCGGAGCCAAGGTCGGACTGTTCGCGTGTCCGCAGAAGAAAACCAACCGGATCACACGTGGCGTCGATCGCCTCTCTTCGGAAGGCTGGGTCACGAGATTCGCCGACTGGGACCCCGCAACCGGCCTCACCGAGCCTCCACGGATCCTCCGCGAGTCGGACCGCTGCGCCGGACTTGTGCTCGGGCGAT
- a CDS encoding DUF5677 domain-containing protein, with protein sequence MMQRSSWSAMARFTTRPRPRPTTRSVMPRHRMMRNLQSYLDEEFRKHPNEAMRLYDQKTIEEAFPHVLESQMKVRLASLTASRSRTLKERAGYLDNIRNGTYLLWKEGLDRLEQFISLNLDWGTKLIQEVNSNGSPGEHLFSALIRNHSRACLMAEEILHLLKGGFPDAAFARWRSLYEIAVTATFIRLRGEACAEAYLDHEIVDELKCHQLEQELEAARGIKPPSDACTKDLETAFQEMLEKHGDSFKNPFGWASATLQDKNPQFRDLEARLDEEHGQEHMRVLYKRASHKIHAAANGISTSLGTQSFGANAPMLRAPSHEGLGMPGTLCAHSLCQTSMVITSLFTSAESLIEMELFGRIVKGIDEAFGRALAVNP encoded by the coding sequence ATGATGCAGCGCTCGTCGTGGAGTGCGATGGCGAGGTTCACGACACGCCCGAGGCCAAGGCCCACGACAAGAAGCGTGATGCCTAGACACCGCATGATGAGGAACCTCCAGAGCTACCTTGATGAGGAATTTCGCAAGCATCCCAACGAAGCGATGCGGCTGTATGACCAAAAGACAATCGAAGAGGCTTTCCCTCACGTTCTCGAAAGCCAGATGAAGGTGCGTTTGGCGAGCCTTACGGCGTCTAGGTCAAGAACCCTCAAGGAGCGAGCCGGATACCTCGACAACATTCGGAACGGAACGTATCTGCTGTGGAAGGAGGGGCTCGACCGACTGGAGCAGTTTATCTCCCTCAACCTCGACTGGGGGACCAAGCTCATCCAAGAGGTCAATTCGAATGGATCCCCGGGGGAGCACCTTTTCTCGGCACTGATACGGAATCACTCGAGAGCCTGTCTGATGGCCGAGGAGATTCTCCATCTTTTGAAGGGTGGCTTTCCTGATGCGGCGTTCGCCCGCTGGAGATCTCTCTACGAGATCGCGGTCACCGCCACATTCATTCGGCTCCGCGGGGAAGCCTGCGCGGAGGCCTATCTGGATCACGAGATTGTCGACGAGCTGAAGTGTCACCAACTGGAGCAAGAACTTGAGGCGGCAAGAGGAATCAAACCGCCGTCCGATGCCTGCACGAAGGACCTGGAGACGGCTTTCCAAGAGATGCTTGAGAAGCACGGCGACTCGTTCAAGAACCCGTTTGGATGGGCTTCCGCGACCTTGCAGGACAAGAATCCTCAGTTCAGGGATCTCGAGGCGCGGCTCGATGAGGAACATGGGCAAGAACACATGCGAGTCCTCTACAAGCGGGCGAGCCACAAGATTCACGCCGCAGCCAACGGTATCTCAACCTCACTCGGCACTCAGAGTTTTGGTGCTAATGCGCCGATGCTTCGTGCGCCTAGCCATGAAGGACTCGGAATGCCGGGCACTCTTTGCGCCCACTCGCTCTGCCAGACATCGATGGTGATCACCAGCCTCTTCACCAGCGCTGAATCCCTCATCGAGATGGAGCTCTTTGGCAGGATTGTAAAGGGAATCGACGAGGCGTTTGGCCGCGCCCTAGCAGTCAACCCATGA
- a CDS encoding type IV toxin-antitoxin system AbiEi family antitoxin: MGGEVKVWRNPAASDKAFDIMGELRLPRSGDKIELWVECKNLPRPSQFPFVSLRNRFLEDGSRETRVPVLAAPYISPRMAELCEEHGWSWYDLAGNCRLVVPGAVYIERTGNKPVHTRPKPKANLGTAASARVLLALLAPQNAGAKWTQTSLQKYCEPGVSIGLVNKVVTHLREEAWLETLDDGTFRVKDAVGLMETWGNAYRFDRHQKLGYFTLLKPQELHRRLISLNDAQGEVDYAAFSAADFQAPCVRQNKTWLYVSDAALDEFIEVTEAKRVASGENLVVLIPDDAGVFYMGNHSDGRLGCTNPVITWLDLLHVGGRGAEAAEAIMNQCLKPVWEGEGNHV, encoded by the coding sequence TTGGGGGGCGAGGTCAAGGTTTGGCGGAACCCTGCAGCCTCGGACAAAGCATTCGACATCATGGGGGAACTGCGACTTCCACGAAGCGGGGACAAGATCGAGCTGTGGGTGGAGTGCAAGAATCTGCCGCGCCCGTCGCAGTTCCCGTTCGTGAGTCTTCGGAACAGGTTTCTGGAAGACGGTTCCAGGGAAACCAGGGTTCCGGTTCTGGCAGCCCCCTACATTTCGCCACGGATGGCGGAATTGTGCGAAGAGCACGGCTGGAGCTGGTATGACCTCGCCGGTAACTGCCGCTTGGTGGTTCCGGGGGCAGTTTACATCGAAAGGACCGGAAACAAGCCCGTACACACGCGACCGAAGCCGAAAGCGAATCTTGGCACGGCGGCTTCCGCGAGGGTCTTGCTCGCTCTTCTTGCCCCACAGAATGCAGGGGCGAAGTGGACTCAAACCTCGCTGCAGAAATACTGTGAGCCGGGCGTGAGCATCGGATTGGTCAACAAGGTGGTCACCCACCTGCGCGAGGAGGCGTGGCTGGAAACACTCGATGATGGAACATTTCGGGTGAAGGATGCTGTCGGCCTCATGGAAACCTGGGGGAATGCCTACCGGTTTGATCGGCATCAGAAGTTGGGCTATTTCACGTTGCTGAAACCGCAGGAACTGCACAGGAGGCTGATAAGCTTGAACGATGCGCAAGGAGAGGTCGACTATGCGGCATTCAGTGCGGCGGACTTCCAGGCTCCGTGTGTCCGTCAGAACAAGACATGGCTTTATGTGAGCGATGCGGCGTTGGATGAGTTCATCGAGGTGACCGAGGCGAAGCGGGTGGCAAGCGGGGAGAACCTGGTGGTCCTGATTCCTGATGATGCCGGTGTTTTTTACATGGGGAACCACAGTGACGGACGGCTTGGTTGCACCAATCCCGTAATCACTTGGTTGGATCTGCTCCACGTGGGCGGCAGGGGAGCCGAGGCGGCGGAAGCGATCATGAATCAATGCTTGAAACCGGTGTGGGAAGGAGAGGGAAACCATGTCTGA
- a CDS encoding class I SAM-dependent DNA methyltransferase: MHWTEPASADDSHSELEKTLWDAANQLWANAALKPSEFSPIVLGLIFLRYADVRFQAAAEDLKGRDDRPGRPSRRKIGPADYHAKGVLYLPEEARFGHLLQLPEGGNIGQTVNDAMRAVEKENPDLADVLPKTYQILENRTLAELLKVMASIPMDKGGDTFGLIYEYFLGKFAMSEGQKGGEFYTPTSIVRLIVEILEPYHGRIYDPACGSGGMFVQSARFVENHHRNPTAEISVHGQERVTETSRLARLNLAVHGLSGDIRQGNTYYEDLHDSVGRFDFVLANPPFNVSKIDKERLADDPRYAFGLPRTDNGNYLWIQHFHSALNATGRAGFVMANSAADARASEQEIREKLIRSGHVDVMVSIGSNFFYTVTLPCTLWFLDKGRDGSPSRPKHLRDTVLFLDARHVFRQLDRAHRDFTPAQNEFLANVVRFYRGEDLEFEHGSEAKWEEVFGDATGYVDVPGLCKAATRAEIEAQGWSLNPGRYVGVAKGEELSDEDFKERLEALNEELEVLNAEARELEERIEANVAEILETA; encoded by the coding sequence ATGCACTGGACCGAACCCGCCTCCGCCGACGACTCCCACTCCGAGCTGGAAAAGACGCTTTGGGACGCCGCCAACCAGCTCTGGGCCAATGCCGCCCTCAAGCCCTCCGAGTTTTCTCCGATCGTCCTCGGCCTGATCTTCCTCCGCTACGCCGACGTCCGCTTCCAGGCCGCCGCCGAGGATTTGAAAGGTAGGGACGACCGCCCCGGTCGTCCGTCTCGCCGCAAGATCGGCCCGGCCGACTACCACGCGAAGGGCGTGCTCTACCTGCCTGAGGAGGCCCGCTTCGGCCACCTGCTCCAGCTCCCCGAGGGCGGCAACATCGGCCAGACGGTCAATGACGCCATGCGCGCCGTCGAGAAGGAGAACCCGGACCTCGCCGACGTCCTGCCGAAGACCTACCAGATCCTCGAGAACCGCACCCTCGCCGAGCTGCTCAAGGTCATGGCCTCCATCCCCATGGACAAGGGCGGCGACACCTTCGGCCTCATCTACGAATACTTCCTCGGCAAGTTCGCCATGTCCGAGGGGCAGAAGGGCGGGGAATTCTACACGCCCACCTCCATCGTCCGCCTCATCGTCGAGATCCTCGAGCCCTACCACGGGCGCATCTACGATCCCGCCTGCGGCTCCGGCGGCATGTTCGTCCAGTCCGCCCGCTTCGTGGAGAACCACCACCGCAACCCCACCGCCGAGATCTCCGTCCATGGCCAGGAGCGGGTCACCGAAACCAGCCGCCTCGCCCGGCTCAACCTCGCCGTCCACGGCCTCAGCGGCGACATCCGCCAGGGAAACACCTACTACGAGGACCTCCACGACTCCGTCGGCCGCTTCGACTTCGTCCTCGCCAATCCGCCCTTCAACGTCAGCAAGATCGACAAGGAGCGCCTCGCCGACGACCCGCGCTACGCCTTCGGCCTGCCGCGCACCGACAATGGCAACTACCTCTGGATCCAGCACTTCCACTCCGCGCTCAATGCCACCGGGCGGGCCGGCTTCGTGATGGCGAACTCCGCCGCCGACGCCCGCGCCTCCGAGCAGGAGATCCGGGAAAAACTCATCCGAAGCGGCCACGTGGACGTCATGGTCAGCATCGGGTCGAACTTCTTCTACACCGTCACGCTGCCCTGCACCCTGTGGTTCCTCGACAAAGGTAGGGACGGATCTCCGAGCCGTCCGAAACATCTGCGCGACACCGTCCTGTTCCTCGATGCCCGCCACGTCTTCCGCCAGCTCGACCGCGCCCACCGCGACTTCACCCCGGCGCAGAACGAGTTCCTCGCCAATGTCGTCCGCTTCTACCGCGGCGAGGACCTCGAGTTCGAGCACGGCTCCGAGGCGAAATGGGAGGAGGTCTTCGGCGACGCCACCGGCTACGTCGATGTCCCAGGCCTATGCAAGGCGGCCACCCGTGCGGAAATCGAGGCCCAGGGCTGGTCGCTCAATCCCGGCCGCTACGTCGGCGTCGCCAAGGGCGAGGAACTCAGCGACGAGGATTTCAAGGAACGGCTCGAAGCCCTCAACGAGGAACTCGAAGTGCTCAACGCCGAGGCGCGGGAGTTGGAGGAACGGATCGAGGCAAACGTGGCGGAGATTCTGGAGACGGCATGA
- a CDS encoding DUF2971 domain-containing protein yields the protein MDEVKKFYKYRSLRNADGSVNEFTAAILQKTEIWFAAPKDFNDPFDCNLRLHVNDSTDEEWVSYLSRMEEAYPEFKEPLQVAKSKRLWRQGDQFCNIGLKTWDETYNRSSVFCLSKKPNSIPMFSYYADNHKGVAIEFEFSDMGVPCGIPYQEALLRDPRTSTGVVFKDVKYSRGFPELNYLRLYDKTESHELVNSIIFTKHHEWAHEDEYRIFRKGVPPSIVSINKSLVTRVIFGCRSTEPDVDLVKGWLVGWPTDVVLARATECRDRFELEVVDFDCVKAN from the coding sequence ATGGACGAAGTAAAGAAATTCTACAAATACAGGTCGTTGCGAAACGCCGACGGCAGTGTGAATGAGTTCACTGCAGCGATTCTCCAGAAGACTGAGATTTGGTTCGCCGCACCAAAGGACTTCAACGATCCATTCGACTGTAATCTACGGCTGCATGTGAATGACTCCACAGATGAGGAATGGGTGTCATACTTGAGTCGAATGGAGGAAGCTTATCCGGAGTTTAAGGAGCCTCTTCAGGTTGCGAAGAGCAAGAGGCTCTGGCGGCAGGGGGATCAGTTCTGCAATATCGGCCTCAAGACTTGGGATGAGACCTACAACCGATCCAGCGTTTTTTGCCTTTCGAAGAAGCCCAACTCGATCCCGATGTTCTCCTACTACGCCGACAATCACAAAGGCGTAGCGATCGAGTTCGAGTTTTCCGATATGGGCGTTCCGTGCGGAATTCCGTACCAGGAGGCCCTTCTTCGTGACCCAAGAACGTCAACTGGCGTGGTGTTTAAGGATGTGAAGTACTCGCGTGGCTTTCCCGAACTGAACTATCTCCGACTTTACGACAAGACGGAGAGCCATGAACTGGTCAACAGTATCATTTTTACGAAGCACCATGAGTGGGCGCACGAAGACGAATATCGAATCTTTCGGAAGGGGGTGCCGCCGTCGATTGTGAGTATTAATAAAAGCCTGGTGACGAGGGTGATTTTTGGGTGCCGCTCGACGGAGCCGGATGTTGATCTGGTAAAGGGATGGTTAGTCGGGTGGCCTACGGATGTTGTGCTAGCGAGGGCGACGGAGTGCAGGGATCGCTTTGAGTTGGAGGTTGTGGACTTTGACTGTGTAAAAGCTAATTAG
- a CDS encoding nucleotidyl transferase AbiEii/AbiGii toxin family protein, whose protein sequence is MSDEPRFADDYEPRQVTAARRVIVDVMQVLASFEDCLVLVGGWVPDLVIADTDEPHIGSIDVDLALDAGKLDEGRYAEMLKLLLGTKRYWQGEKEFQFVTEVDLGDGEKPVVVEVEFLAPKEVKTRKNKPKLLEGFRVLKADGCAAAFHSPLSQKLKGEMVSGATNTVSLQVASVPDFLVMKAFALIGRDKPKDAYDICYCLDHYAGGISELAEAWRSRKDDADVSKAIEYLGVKFESVESYGPMQVVEFHNETDPETRQEQARRAYELVRQFLAAIEEKP, encoded by the coding sequence ATGTCTGACGAGCCACGATTCGCGGACGACTACGAGCCCCGGCAGGTGACGGCGGCGAGACGGGTGATCGTCGATGTGATGCAGGTGCTCGCGTCCTTCGAGGATTGCCTCGTATTGGTGGGCGGATGGGTGCCGGATCTGGTGATTGCTGATACCGATGAGCCACACATTGGCAGCATCGATGTCGATCTGGCGCTTGATGCGGGCAAGCTGGATGAGGGGCGGTATGCCGAGATGCTGAAGTTGTTGCTCGGAACTAAACGATATTGGCAGGGTGAGAAGGAGTTCCAGTTCGTCACGGAGGTGGATCTGGGTGATGGCGAGAAGCCGGTGGTGGTCGAGGTCGAATTTCTTGCGCCGAAGGAGGTCAAGACGCGGAAGAACAAACCGAAGTTGCTGGAGGGATTCCGGGTGCTGAAGGCGGACGGTTGCGCGGCGGCCTTCCACAGTCCGCTTTCCCAGAAGCTGAAGGGTGAGATGGTGAGCGGAGCCACGAACACGGTGTCGCTGCAGGTGGCATCGGTTCCGGATTTCCTCGTGATGAAGGCCTTTGCGTTGATTGGGCGGGACAAGCCGAAGGACGCCTACGACATTTGTTACTGTCTCGACCACTACGCGGGCGGGATTTCCGAGTTGGCGGAAGCGTGGCGCTCACGGAAGGATGACGCGGATGTTTCCAAGGCGATCGAATACCTCGGGGTGAAATTCGAATCGGTGGAATCGTATGGCCCGATGCAGGTGGTGGAGTTCCACAACGAAACCGATCCCGAGACTCGCCAGGAACAAGCCCGCCGGGCGTATGAATTGGTCCGGCAGTTTCTGGCTGCGATCGAAGAGAAACCATGA
- a CDS encoding lysophospholipid acyltransferase family protein, producing the protein MSTRNTRPTLLHRAEYLAFRGVETLLSGASMESCVTVGRLLGRLYHVISPKYRRLVRRNLRIATAGDAPSAETLDALVLETFQRTGANFIASLRTPTMSLDAMRRHVTEEGLHELGGCVRRGSGLVVAMAHMGNWEAMTSLGASFVHEGVYGGVYRPLDNPLMDRLTRERRTKDGALLFSREDGFHAPAAMLKTPGALGVLADQRAGGRGIAMPFLGKMTTCSPLPDLLARRGRARVCTLSISTIGQAQWRMELRELEGPINTRSVMAGLEKAIRLSLPDVFWFHNRWRTDPARPLSFFTKIDPAVAAEATVPLRLILTTPAHADELGIRQMLLRMLEKRPDLRIDRLCTTPTETIDPRIVHHEWDPTLPPEQADGFLDKIDRTHPAPLDGSLLFAGEVGLARAAKRAGLRAIIGLGVSGKPWTRSFETPASTEDWLELAELMARVPQRHRS; encoded by the coding sequence GTGAGCACCCGGAACACCCGACCCACCCTGCTCCACCGCGCCGAATACCTGGCTTTCCGCGGTGTCGAGACGCTGCTGTCGGGCGCCTCGATGGAGAGCTGCGTCACCGTCGGACGCCTGCTCGGGCGGCTCTACCACGTCATCAGCCCGAAGTACCGCCGGCTGGTGCGGCGCAACCTCCGGATCGCCACCGCCGGGGATGCTCCGTCGGCCGAGACCCTCGACGCGCTGGTGCTCGAGACCTTCCAGCGGACCGGCGCCAACTTCATCGCCTCGCTCCGCACCCCGACGATGTCTCTCGACGCCATGCGACGGCATGTGACCGAAGAGGGCCTGCACGAACTCGGCGGATGTGTGCGTCGCGGCAGCGGGTTGGTGGTCGCCATGGCCCACATGGGAAACTGGGAGGCGATGACTTCCCTCGGCGCGAGTTTCGTGCACGAGGGTGTTTACGGTGGAGTCTACCGTCCCCTCGACAACCCGCTGATGGATCGCCTGACCCGCGAGCGACGGACCAAGGACGGCGCCCTGCTGTTCAGTCGTGAGGACGGCTTCCACGCGCCGGCGGCGATGCTGAAGACACCGGGCGCACTCGGAGTGCTGGCCGACCAGCGGGCGGGCGGACGCGGCATTGCGATGCCGTTCCTCGGCAAGATGACCACCTGCTCGCCCCTTCCTGATCTTCTGGCACGGCGGGGTCGCGCCCGGGTCTGCACGCTGTCCATTTCCACCATCGGACAGGCGCAATGGCGGATGGAACTCCGTGAGCTTGAGGGACCGATCAACACCCGCTCGGTGATGGCAGGACTTGAGAAAGCAATCCGCCTGAGCCTCCCCGACGTCTTCTGGTTCCACAACCGCTGGCGGACCGATCCTGCGAGGCCGCTCAGCTTCTTCACCAAGATTGATCCGGCAGTGGCGGCAGAGGCGACGGTTCCGCTGCGACTGATTCTGACGACTCCTGCGCACGCGGATGAGCTCGGCATTCGCCAGATGCTCCTCCGGATGCTGGAAAAGCGGCCGGACCTCCGGATCGACCGACTCTGCACGACCCCGACCGAGACGATCGATCCACGGATTGTGCATCACGAATGGGACCCGACCCTTCCGCCCGAGCAAGCCGACGGATTCCTCGACAAGATCGACCGCACCCATCCGGCACCACTCGACGGATCGCTGCTTTTCGCCGGAGAAGTCGGACTGGCCCGCGCCGCCAAACGGGCCGGCCTGAGGGCCATCATCGGGCTCGGGGTCAGCGGCAAACCGTGGACCCGATCGTTTGAAACGCCCGCCTCTACTGAAGATTGGTTGGAACTTGCTGAGCTCATGGCACGCGTTCCGCAGCGTCACCGTTCATGA
- a CDS encoding type I restriction endonuclease, giving the protein MSGYTEDHLIEQPAIQLMEHELGWDSVNAYDEWSSGASSLGREAKREVVLTGRLKPALESLNPELPAEALDAAVEELTRDRSALSLVEANREIDKLLRGGVKVKIPDRERGGQRTEVVRVVDWDDPGKNDLLLVSQFWIAGELYTRRTDLIGFVNGLPLVLIELKKPGVNVREAFDKNLADYKEAIPQLFHYNGFLLVSNGVQSKIGSLTAAWEHFADWKKVAAEDETPDISLNTLLRGTCEKGRLLDLLENFCRFVDAKGATGKLVARNHQYLGVNRAIESLRRCCGMKREASPTGTLTPTLSQGEREVDGRHYRGGLEFAGMVERARELRENQTPAEEMLWELLRDRKLGGAKFRRQHQFGDYICDFYCHDAALVVECDGEVHDTPEAKAHDKKRDA; this is encoded by the coding sequence ATGAGCGGCTACACCGAAGACCACCTGATCGAGCAGCCCGCGATCCAACTCATGGAGCATGAGCTGGGCTGGGACTCGGTGAATGCTTACGACGAGTGGTCTTCGGGTGCGAGCAGCCTCGGCCGCGAGGCGAAGCGAGAGGTGGTGCTGACGGGACGGCTGAAGCCGGCGCTCGAATCCTTGAACCCGGAGCTTCCCGCCGAAGCGTTGGACGCGGCGGTGGAGGAGCTGACGCGGGATCGTTCGGCGCTTAGCCTGGTGGAGGCGAACCGGGAGATCGACAAGCTGCTACGAGGCGGGGTGAAGGTGAAGATCCCGGACCGTGAGCGCGGCGGGCAGCGCACGGAGGTGGTGCGGGTGGTCGATTGGGACGACCCCGGAAAAAACGATTTGCTGCTGGTCTCGCAGTTCTGGATCGCGGGCGAACTCTACACGCGGCGGACGGACCTGATCGGTTTCGTGAACGGGCTGCCGCTGGTGTTGATCGAGCTGAAGAAGCCGGGGGTGAACGTGCGCGAAGCCTTCGACAAGAACCTGGCGGACTACAAGGAGGCGATCCCGCAGCTATTCCACTACAATGGCTTCCTGCTCGTCTCGAACGGGGTGCAGAGCAAGATCGGCAGCCTGACCGCGGCGTGGGAGCATTTCGCCGATTGGAAGAAGGTGGCGGCGGAGGACGAGACGCCGGACATTTCGCTGAACACGCTGCTGCGCGGGACCTGCGAGAAGGGGCGGCTGCTGGACCTGCTGGAGAACTTTTGCAGGTTCGTGGATGCGAAGGGGGCGACGGGGAAGTTGGTGGCGAGGAATCACCAGTATCTCGGGGTGAATCGGGCGATTGAGTCGCTGAGGAGGTGCTGCGGGATGAAGAGGGAGGCAAGCCCTACGGGCACCCTCACCCCGACCCTCTCCCAAGGGGAGAGGGAGGTGGATGGCCGGCATTATCGGGGTGGGCTGGAGTTTGCGGGGATGGTGGAGAGGGCGAGGGAGTTGCGGGAGAACCAGACACCAGCGGAGGAGATGCTGTGGGAACTGCTGCGAGACCGGAAGCTCGGGGGCGCGAAGTTTCGGAGACAGCATCAGTTCGGGGACTACATCTGCGACTTCTACTGCCATGATGCAGCGCTCGTCGTGGAGTGCGATGGCGAGGTTCACGACACGCCCGAGGCCAAGGCCCACGACAAGAAGCGTGATGCCTAG
- a CDS encoding restriction endonuclease subunit S: MKNGFCQTSLGEIATFTNGGAWNQSEYSESGIPVVRVSDIHGETVDLSDCRFLSEASFPKYAKHELRTGDLIICTVGSHPTQPGSVVGRPGIVPARANGALLNQNAVLLRPSTSAVDKTWLGYVGRSEAFHEYIKAHARGAANQVRMAIGLLKEMPICVPDLPTQRRIAGILSAYDDLIENNLRRIRILEEMAQSLYREWFVHFRFPGHECVPLVDSPLGPIPEGWEVKSLADLCESVDYGYTASASSEQIGPKFLRITDIVPENLDWAAVPYCEIEEKKLAKFSLKGGDIVVARTGATTGYAKRLNKRHPEAVFASYLVRLRIDPAFSNRHVGTLVESDDYKAFIRTNLSGSAQPQANAKVITSLKLAVPPEGVARAFDRLVEPLFDQKEQLNDRIRNLRQTRDLLLPKLLSRTT; encoded by the coding sequence ATGAAGAACGGGTTCTGTCAGACCTCCCTTGGCGAGATCGCAACGTTCACAAACGGAGGAGCGTGGAATCAAAGCGAGTATTCGGAATCTGGAATCCCCGTGGTTCGAGTTAGCGATATTCACGGGGAGACCGTTGACCTCTCGGATTGCAGATTCCTTTCGGAAGCGTCTTTCCCGAAGTATGCGAAGCACGAGCTCCGCACAGGCGACCTGATTATTTGCACTGTCGGTTCGCACCCAACTCAGCCTGGATCTGTCGTCGGTCGCCCAGGTATTGTTCCTGCTAGAGCAAACGGAGCTCTGCTCAATCAAAACGCCGTTCTGCTCCGGCCTTCGACTTCAGCGGTGGACAAAACTTGGTTGGGTTATGTCGGCAGGAGCGAGGCTTTTCATGAATACATCAAAGCCCATGCGAGGGGAGCAGCGAATCAAGTTCGAATGGCAATCGGCTTGCTCAAAGAAATGCCGATCTGCGTGCCCGACCTCCCCACCCAACGCCGGATTGCAGGGATCCTCTCGGCCTACGACGACCTGATCGAGAACAACCTGCGGCGCATCCGGATCCTGGAGGAGATGGCGCAATCCCTCTACCGCGAGTGGTTCGTCCACTTCCGCTTCCCCGGCCACGAATGCGTCCCCCTCGTCGACTCCCCCCTCGGCCCCATCCCGGAAGGGTGGGAGGTGAAGTCTCTGGCTGATTTGTGTGAATCGGTGGATTACGGATACACGGCTAGCGCCTCGTCAGAACAGATCGGTCCAAAGTTTCTGCGAATCACGGACATCGTCCCTGAAAACCTTGATTGGGCTGCCGTGCCCTACTGCGAAATCGAGGAGAAGAAGTTGGCTAAGTTCTCGCTGAAGGGTGGCGATATTGTTGTTGCTCGGACGGGCGCAACAACCGGGTACGCCAAGCGCTTGAACAAGCGCCACCCGGAAGCCGTCTTCGCCTCATACTTGGTCCGTCTGCGGATCGACCCCGCATTCAGCAATCGTCATGTCGGCACATTGGTTGAGTCAGACGATTACAAAGCATTTATCCGCACGAATCTCAGTGGTTCTGCGCAGCCTCAGGCAAATGCAAAGGTCATCACGTCTCTGAAACTCGCTGTGCCGCCGGAGGGCGTTGCTCGGGCTTTCGATCGCCTCGTTGAGCCGCTCTTCGATCAGAAGGAGCAATTGAATGACCGGATCCGGAATCTCCGCCAAACCCGCGACCTGCTGCTTCCCAAGCTGCTCTCGCGAACGACCTGA